A DNA window from Pirellulales bacterium contains the following coding sequences:
- a CDS encoding tyrosine--tRNA ligase has translation MSFFSDLRWRGLVHQTTDDAGIEAWLDAQPRTVYAGFDPTAESLHVGHMMGLIVLRRFQRAGHKPIAVVGGATGMIGDPSGKSSERNLLSKEQLTANIEGMAAQMRRFLDFDPGPSQASLVNNFDWTGPWSYLDFLRDVGKNFPVNVMLAKDSVKSRLGRGEDDNSSGGMSYTEFSYMLLQAYDFVHLHQSAGCELQAGGSDQWGNITAGIDLARRMHGVQLYGLTWPLLTKSDGSKMGKTESGAVWLSAERTSPYQFFQYWVNVDDADAGRCLRMLTDVSHEEIEALDAERATDAAKRSSQRRLAEELTWLVHGEEGLAAAERATQIFFGAEISDLDDAQLGQIFADVPSKRLPASLLAGAGLPIVDALVEAGLAKSKGEARRAVEQGGVYLNNRRIEGLEAFVTSANLASETVAVLRSGKKRYALLKFDA, from the coding sequence ATGTCTTTTTTCTCCGATCTCCGCTGGCGCGGGCTTGTTCACCAAACCACCGACGACGCCGGCATCGAGGCCTGGCTCGATGCGCAGCCGCGGACCGTGTACGCCGGGTTCGACCCCACCGCCGAAAGCCTCCACGTGGGGCACATGATGGGCCTGATCGTCCTGCGGCGGTTTCAGCGCGCGGGGCACAAACCGATCGCCGTCGTCGGGGGCGCCACGGGGATGATCGGCGATCCCAGCGGCAAGAGCTCCGAGCGAAACCTGCTCAGCAAGGAACAACTCACGGCCAATATCGAAGGAATGGCCGCCCAGATGCGGCGGTTCCTCGATTTCGACCCCGGGCCGAGCCAAGCGTCCCTCGTGAACAACTTCGACTGGACCGGGCCGTGGAGCTACCTCGATTTCTTGCGCGACGTCGGCAAGAACTTCCCCGTGAACGTCATGCTCGCCAAGGACTCGGTGAAAAGCCGACTGGGCCGCGGCGAGGACGACAACTCCTCGGGCGGGATGAGCTACACCGAGTTCAGCTACATGCTGCTGCAAGCGTACGACTTCGTGCATTTGCATCAGTCGGCGGGGTGCGAACTGCAGGCCGGCGGCAGCGACCAGTGGGGCAACATCACCGCAGGAATCGACTTGGCCCGCCGGATGCACGGCGTGCAACTCTACGGGCTCACATGGCCGCTGTTGACCAAGAGCGACGGCTCGAAGATGGGCAAGACCGAGAGCGGCGCCGTCTGGCTGTCGGCCGAGCGGACCAGCCCCTACCAGTTCTTCCAGTACTGGGTCAACGTCGACGACGCCGACGCGGGACGCTGCCTGCGGATGCTCACCGACGTTTCGCACGAGGAGATCGAAGCCCTCGACGCCGAGCGGGCGACCGACGCCGCCAAGCGCTCCAGCCAGCGACGACTCGCGGAAGAGCTGACCTGGCTTGTCCACGGGGAAGAAGGACTCGCCGCCGCGGAGCGGGCGACGCAGATCTTCTTCGGGGCCGAGATCAGCGATCTCGACGACGCCCAACTGGGGCAGATCTTCGCCGACGTCCCCAGCAAACGGCTCCCCGCGTCGCTGCTGGCCGGCGCAGGCCTGCCGATCGTCGACGCCCTGGTCGAGGCGGGGCTCGCCAAGAGCAAAGGGGAAGCCCGACGAGCGGTCGAGCAAGGAGGCGTCTACCTCAACAACCGGCGCATCGAAGGGCTCGAAGCGTTCGTCACGTCGGCCAATCTGGCGAGCGAAACCGTGGCCGTGCTCCGCAGCGGCAAGAAACGGTACGCGCTGCTCAAGTTCGACGCGTGA
- a CDS encoding cupin domain-containing protein has translation MKIKRSADVPLNEVTMEGAAGCQVRWLVGKDDQAANFAMRQFELAPGGHTPRHFHPYEHEIYVLEGEGEIIDGDQPRPLRPGDVVYVTPDDVHQFRNTGAGPFKMLCLIPNAAYDLPVTNAPECGIEPADG, from the coding sequence ATGAAAATCAAACGCTCGGCCGACGTCCCCCTGAACGAGGTCACGATGGAAGGGGCCGCGGGATGTCAGGTGCGATGGCTCGTGGGAAAGGACGACCAGGCGGCGAACTTCGCGATGCGTCAGTTCGAACTCGCTCCCGGTGGACACACGCCGCGGCACTTTCACCCCTACGAGCACGAGATTTACGTGCTGGAGGGGGAGGGCGAGATCATCGACGGCGACCAGCCCCGCCCCTTGCGTCCCGGCGACGTGGTCTACGTCACGCCCGACGACGTCCACCAATTTCGCAACACGGGCGCAGGGCCGTTCAAGATGCTGTGCCTGATCCCCAACGCCGCGTACGACCTGCCGGTGACCAACGCCCCCGAATGCGGCATCGAACCTGCCGACGGGTGA